Proteins encoded within one genomic window of Amycolatopsis nigrescens CSC17Ta-90:
- a CDS encoding DUF3048 domain-containing protein: MPAVRVTSERPRWRRWSRAVPGLIVVLLLGWVVFDALTEVEVAQPALAAPVIPPLAPLPVAPLPSETAPPATESAVPGPESPCTGRPARTGAPVLAVKIDNVAQARPHTGLEHADIVYVEPVEAGLTRLIAVFCSGAPEVVGPVRSVRETDLELLAQFGRPALAFSGGAPELLPLVDRAPLVRLSPAQAAAGYFRSSDRQMPHNLYARPAVLTASSGAGPVPDLGWRFGDPPEGGVPTPGRSVRYERAEVAARWSPEEARWLVSMDGAPLVTTARSRVGAATVIIQRVPVRSSPYSDVLGYNSPFAGTVGAGEALVLRDGQAFQAKWSRSSPSAATAFSRPSGELMTFARGPVWIVLAPA, encoded by the coding sequence GTGCCGGCGGTTCGGGTTACCTCTGAACGGCCGCGATGGCGGCGGTGGTCGCGCGCCGTCCCCGGGCTGATCGTCGTGCTGCTGCTCGGCTGGGTGGTGTTCGACGCGCTCACCGAAGTCGAGGTCGCCCAGCCTGCGCTCGCGGCGCCGGTCATACCACCGCTCGCGCCCCTTCCGGTCGCACCGCTGCCGAGCGAAACCGCCCCGCCTGCCACCGAGTCCGCGGTGCCAGGCCCGGAGTCGCCGTGCACCGGACGGCCGGCGCGCACCGGCGCGCCGGTGCTGGCCGTGAAGATCGACAACGTCGCGCAGGCCCGCCCGCACACCGGCCTCGAACACGCCGACATCGTCTACGTGGAGCCGGTGGAGGCCGGTCTCACCCGGTTGATCGCGGTGTTCTGCTCGGGCGCGCCGGAAGTGGTGGGCCCGGTCCGCAGCGTCCGGGAGACCGACCTCGAGCTGCTGGCGCAGTTCGGCCGCCCGGCGCTGGCCTTCTCCGGCGGGGCACCGGAACTGCTGCCGCTGGTGGATCGGGCGCCGTTGGTGCGGTTGTCGCCGGCGCAGGCCGCCGCCGGCTACTTCCGGTCGAGCGACCGCCAGATGCCGCACAACCTCTACGCCCGCCCGGCGGTACTGACGGCATCGAGCGGCGCCGGTCCGGTGCCGGATCTCGGCTGGCGTTTCGGCGACCCGCCTGAGGGCGGCGTTCCGACGCCAGGGCGGTCGGTGCGGTACGAGCGGGCCGAGGTGGCGGCCCGCTGGTCGCCGGAAGAGGCGCGCTGGCTGGTGTCGATGGACGGCGCACCGCTGGTCACGACCGCGCGGAGCCGGGTCGGTGCGGCGACCGTCATCATCCAGCGGGTACCGGTCCGTTCGTCGCCTTATTCGGACGTGCTCGGCTACAACTCGCCGTTCGCGGGCACGGTCGGTGCGGGGGAGGCACTGGTGCTTCGCGACGGCCAGGCGTTCCAGGCGAAGTGGAGCCGTTCGTCGCCATCCGCGGCGACCGCCTTTTCGCGGCCGTCCGGTGAGCTGATGACCTTCGCCCGCGGCCCGGTATGGATCGTGCTCGCTCCCGCTTAG
- a CDS encoding DUF5955 family protein: MNEYNGNTFHGDVRITGDNSPIVGGSHNAVGANPAVHHVSPEPADVSQQLAELLRLITEHEQRLDDPEAARSCAAALSEETAKVKPDHGLLRTLMFGMTAAAGSVGAVAESVAKLRQTFGF, from the coding sequence ATGAACGAGTACAACGGAAACACCTTCCACGGGGACGTCCGGATAACCGGCGACAACAGCCCCATCGTGGGCGGCAGCCACAACGCCGTCGGCGCCAACCCGGCCGTGCACCACGTCTCCCCCGAACCGGCGGACGTGAGCCAGCAGCTCGCCGAGCTGCTGCGCCTGATCACCGAGCACGAGCAACGGCTCGACGACCCGGAGGCCGCGCGGTCCTGCGCGGCGGCCCTAAGCGAGGAGACCGCGAAGGTCAAGCCCGACCACGGGTTGCTCCGCACGCTGATGTTCGGCATGACCGCGGCGGCCGGCTCGGTCGGTGCCGTAGCCGAGTCGGTCGCCAAGCTCCGCCAGACATTCGGGTTCTAG
- a CDS encoding DUF6578 domain-containing protein, with the protein MLLDDWQIGCCGTPPAVGDTASWRLVWAPWCASVIPSTMALRARLEQLPPDTDDRYPRANAGEDTVPAIAKAHGIDVFVQAPLPLQEDLTLTGVLHEDHHVGVPPGFPRTTGRITAVWLMSWKYRRGNGRWHSVEGTARFTSVEQAPKHLRMEPPPDHAEFWWFNNSVLANLEITPD; encoded by the coding sequence GTGCTGCTGGACGACTGGCAGATAGGGTGCTGCGGAACTCCTCCCGCGGTCGGCGACACGGCATCCTGGCGATTGGTCTGGGCCCCTTGGTGCGCCTCGGTGATCCCCTCGACCATGGCGCTTCGAGCCCGGCTGGAACAACTCCCACCGGACACCGATGACCGGTACCCCCGGGCAAACGCGGGCGAAGACACCGTTCCCGCCATCGCCAAGGCGCACGGGATCGACGTGTTCGTGCAGGCTCCGCTGCCACTCCAAGAAGATCTCACCCTCACCGGCGTACTGCACGAAGACCACCACGTCGGCGTCCCACCGGGATTCCCGCGCACCACCGGGCGGATCACCGCGGTATGGCTGATGTCGTGGAAATACCGGCGCGGGAACGGCAGGTGGCATTCCGTCGAAGGCACCGCCCGCTTCACCAGTGTCGAGCAGGCACCGAAACATCTGCGCATGGAACCACCGCCGGATCACGCGGAGTTCTGGTGGTTCAACAACTCGGTGCTGGCCAACCTCGAAATCACCCCCGACTGA
- a CDS encoding helix-turn-helix transcriptional regulator — protein sequence MAGWTLVVSRREVARAPAERVFGRPRARLAGHVLSYVAHDFPQMDLMPWRMAPLAVITVVLDLEAPYRRLLAPEPLAGQTLPASPVLGLRNRPLVLEQSGPSRGIGVALTPLGAYALFGLPLRDLANANIALADLIGDDAGLLTEQIAEAPGWAARFRVLDDYLEARLRDGPELARPVQGAWRRLMASPGRLRVSALADEIGWTRQHLNSRFREQIGLTPKTVARISRLHHAASLLSGPSPPSWSEVAHRCGYADQPHLNRDFRALTGCTPTEYLTEAPVSRG from the coding sequence ATGGCCGGCTGGACGCTCGTGGTGTCGCGCCGGGAAGTGGCGCGGGCACCGGCCGAGCGTGTCTTCGGCAGGCCACGGGCGCGACTGGCCGGTCACGTGCTGAGCTACGTGGCGCATGACTTCCCGCAGATGGACCTGATGCCGTGGCGGATGGCGCCGTTGGCGGTGATCACGGTCGTGCTCGACCTCGAAGCCCCGTACCGGCGGTTGCTCGCCCCGGAACCGCTGGCGGGACAGACCTTGCCGGCGTCACCGGTGCTGGGGTTGCGGAACAGGCCGCTGGTGCTCGAACAGTCGGGCCCGTCCCGCGGGATCGGTGTCGCGCTGACGCCGTTGGGCGCCTATGCGCTGTTCGGCCTGCCCCTGCGGGACCTGGCCAATGCGAACATCGCCCTCGCCGACCTGATCGGCGACGATGCCGGGCTGCTGACCGAACAGATCGCCGAGGCACCCGGCTGGGCGGCGCGGTTCCGGGTGCTCGACGACTATCTGGAGGCGAGGCTGCGGGACGGTCCGGAACTGGCGAGACCGGTGCAGGGGGCGTGGCGAAGGCTGATGGCTTCGCCAGGCCGCCTGCGGGTCAGCGCCCTCGCCGACGAGATCGGCTGGACCCGCCAGCACCTGAACAGCCGTTTCCGGGAACAGATCGGGCTCACGCCGAAGACCGTCGCCCGCATTTCCCGGCTGCACCATGCCGCTTCGCTGCTGAGCGGGCCGTCGCCGCCGTCGTGGTCGGAGGTCGCGCACCGGTGCGGCTACGCGGACCAGCCGCATCTCAACCGCGATTTCCGCGCACTGACCGGATGCACCCCGACCGAATATCTCACCGAAGCACCCGTCAGTCGGGGGTGA
- a CDS encoding alpha/beta fold hydrolase — MTGISDFKTPAGRTRYFEAYDRAMRDCPEPDAALDVDSRHGTTRVYRYGQGDAPPIVLLPGLMNTSASFGPLIPALAAHRQVYAVDTLGEAGRSVQTAPFQDIPDRARCLEDVLAQLELRDVHLLGGSTGGWHAFNQAIHAPDRIASISALDPTTVTAKFSGSTQWYSVLTMVLNQDWVWRRFMRWSAGADIADRPDVRLVLAGIRNYRPRVPFQVCPSDDEIRSIRVPVLTMFGARSVVHDSAVAASRLRALLPQADVEVLPEAGHYLFLRPDDRARIVDRVLTFVQRQDQAAR; from the coding sequence ATGACAGGAATCAGCGACTTCAAAACCCCGGCCGGTCGGACCCGGTATTTCGAAGCCTACGACAGGGCGATGCGCGACTGCCCGGAACCGGACGCGGCGCTCGACGTCGACAGCCGCCACGGCACGACCAGGGTCTACCGCTACGGCCAAGGCGATGCGCCACCGATTGTGCTGCTCCCTGGCCTCATGAACACTTCTGCCTCCTTCGGTCCGCTCATTCCAGCGCTGGCCGCCCATCGCCAGGTTTATGCCGTCGACACCCTCGGCGAGGCGGGCCGGAGCGTGCAAACCGCGCCGTTCCAGGACATCCCGGACCGCGCGAGGTGCCTTGAGGACGTTCTCGCGCAACTGGAGCTTCGCGATGTTCACCTCCTCGGCGGCTCCACCGGCGGGTGGCACGCGTTCAACCAGGCCATTCACGCGCCGGACAGGATCGCGTCGATCAGCGCGCTGGACCCCACCACCGTGACGGCGAAGTTCTCCGGCTCCACGCAGTGGTACAGCGTGCTGACCATGGTGCTCAACCAGGACTGGGTATGGCGCCGGTTCATGCGCTGGTCCGCCGGAGCGGACATCGCGGACCGGCCGGACGTGCGGCTGGTCCTCGCCGGAATACGCAACTACCGGCCTCGGGTCCCCTTCCAGGTGTGTCCCAGCGACGACGAGATCCGGTCCATCCGGGTGCCGGTGCTGACGATGTTCGGCGCCCGCAGCGTCGTGCACGACTCAGCCGTCGCGGCGAGCAGGCTGCGTGCGCTGCTGCCCCAGGCCGACGTGGAGGTCCTGCCCGAGGCCGGGCATTACCTGTTCCTCCGGCCGGACGATCGCGCGCGGATCGTCGACCGGGTGCTCACGTTCGTCCAGCGCCAGGATCAGGCCGCGCGCTGA
- a CDS encoding AraC family transcriptional regulator: MDDGRVTDGGERGWVRYWRSPHLAVETMHASFQGHVYRRHSHDTYSFGVTEAGAQSFTCRGARHTSAAGMVMALNPDEPHDGSAAAAAGFTYRIVYLGPELVRDVLSDLHDRPVPLPLFADPVTHDPELAEILRTLYTVLTGNDSALERDERIAAALVAVTGRHATRPFRPDGRAHALPSEVAAVRDLLHADLAAEVGADDLARVAGTSRFAVYRAFRAAFGMSPSEYQRQLRLREARRQLAMGRPAAAVATDVGFADQAHLTRWFTRHYGITPGTYQRAA; the protein is encoded by the coding sequence GTGGACGACGGGCGAGTGACCGATGGCGGCGAGCGTGGCTGGGTGCGGTACTGGCGGTCGCCGCACCTCGCGGTGGAGACGATGCACGCCAGCTTCCAGGGGCACGTCTACCGGCGCCACAGCCACGACACCTATTCCTTCGGCGTCACCGAAGCCGGCGCGCAGTCCTTCACCTGCCGGGGCGCCCGGCACACCAGCGCGGCCGGCATGGTGATGGCGCTCAACCCGGACGAGCCGCACGACGGAAGCGCCGCGGCCGCGGCCGGGTTCACCTACCGCATCGTCTACCTCGGGCCGGAGCTCGTACGGGACGTGCTGTCGGATTTGCACGACCGACCCGTCCCGCTGCCGCTGTTCGCCGATCCGGTCACCCATGATCCCGAGCTCGCCGAAATCCTGCGCACCCTGTACACCGTGCTGACCGGCAACGACAGCGCGCTGGAGCGCGACGAGCGGATCGCGGCCGCGCTCGTAGCCGTGACCGGCCGCCACGCGACGCGTCCCTTCCGGCCGGACGGCAGGGCACACGCTCTGCCGTCCGAGGTCGCCGCCGTCCGGGACCTGCTCCACGCCGATCTGGCCGCGGAGGTCGGCGCCGACGATCTCGCCCGCGTCGCGGGTACGAGCAGGTTCGCGGTCTACCGGGCGTTCCGGGCGGCTTTCGGGATGTCACCCAGCGAGTACCAGCGCCAGCTCCGGTTGCGCGAGGCTCGGCGCCAGCTCGCCATGGGCCGTCCGGCCGCCGCGGTCGCCACCGACGTGGGGTTCGCCGACCAGGCGCACCTGACCCGCTGGTTCACCCGGCACTACGGGATCACCCCGGGTACCTATCAGCGCGCGGCCTGA
- a CDS encoding DMT family transporter codes for MRASLPVLIAVLLWASAFACSKLAVGEVPHEVAALLRFGGGALVLLVVLRLLAPREDPVPRRRLGAIAVLGVLGVFLYNLLLFGGLTLAPSVDGSVIVPVLSPVITAAATAVLERRWPSRSRLVGLLLAVAGAAVFLAGAAGGPASGSRLLGDLSFVLAAGVWAAYTIRGKAVLALVSPLRVTTYATVAGALLLGLVAVPALLRTDWTGLGAGFWLNQVYLAVLPTALANPLFYYGVRRIGPVRATTLMFVVPGAGLLWSALLLGESINALQLAGTLVMLAGAWLALGLRPLPRRFLPPVRSALR; via the coding sequence ATGCGTGCTTCGCTCCCCGTCCTGATCGCCGTCCTACTCTGGGCGAGCGCCTTCGCCTGCTCGAAACTCGCCGTCGGCGAAGTGCCCCACGAGGTCGCGGCCTTGCTCCGCTTCGGTGGCGGGGCGCTCGTGCTGTTGGTCGTCCTGCGACTGCTGGCGCCGCGCGAGGACCCGGTGCCGCGACGCCGCCTCGGCGCGATCGCCGTGCTCGGTGTGTTGGGCGTCTTCCTCTACAACCTGCTCCTCTTCGGCGGGCTCACCCTGGCGCCGTCGGTGGACGGCAGCGTGATCGTGCCGGTGCTCAGCCCGGTGATCACGGCGGCCGCGACGGCGGTCCTGGAACGCCGGTGGCCGTCGAGGTCCCGGCTCGTCGGGCTGCTGCTGGCCGTGGCCGGGGCGGCGGTGTTCCTGGCTGGTGCCGCCGGCGGACCGGCCAGCGGTTCCCGGCTCCTGGGCGACCTGTCGTTCGTGCTCGCCGCGGGCGTCTGGGCCGCGTACACGATTCGCGGCAAGGCGGTGCTCGCACTGGTCTCGCCGCTGCGGGTGACCACCTACGCGACGGTTGCCGGTGCGCTGCTGCTCGGCCTGGTGGCCGTGCCCGCCCTGCTGCGGACCGACTGGACCGGGCTCGGCGCCGGATTCTGGTTGAACCAGGTCTATCTGGCCGTGCTGCCGACCGCGCTGGCCAACCCGCTCTTCTACTACGGGGTGCGTCGGATCGGGCCGGTCAGGGCGACCACGTTGATGTTCGTCGTGCCGGGCGCCGGGCTGCTCTGGTCGGCTCTCCTGCTCGGCGAGTCGATCAACGCGCTCCAACTGGCCGGCACTCTGGTCATGCTCGCCGGCGCCTGGCTCGCACTGGGCCTCCGGCCGCTACCGCGCCGTTTCCTGCCACCGGTTCGGTCCGCATTGCGCTGA